A window of Accipiter gentilis chromosome 24, bAccGen1.1, whole genome shotgun sequence contains these coding sequences:
- the NKRF gene encoding NF-kappa-B-repressing factor isoform X1 has protein sequence MPPPEPEAERVPESVLEQWRQYNETERQWGLRRRFILRHLHGYPGAAIDQLLSLSVLWTNHVFMGCRYGLQVMEKVLKMAEGIDIGEVRTYELVPSRKLKRYHSPSDSPELEEIPEPPKKMVPRFRVRPRFEPIHFVTSAEKDDKKEDSLDNQMQEVNQEANTNSIAQPAENCTNSFVSAREADPQLSNSAGFGFAGQAAAAKKAVSSMDSTTSSVLQVAVSPAAVQSASETFPPSAIMLKQSFIEKLSAAIWKNLANPDANTGTDKINYTYLLTRSIQACKTNPEYIYVPLKEIAPADLPKSKKLLTDGFACEVRCQNVYLTTGYAGSKNGSRDRAAELAVKLLKKSVEVRVVQRKFKHTYHEDLVVCEAGVSRPDFPPALKPHEEFVVANRDCVPMQPGTESVKGSTNTNKHWTSFVLTENASDAIGILNNSASYNKMSVEYKYELMPNRSWRCQVYLQDHCLAEGFGTKKTSKHAAAEEALKILQKMQSNIAAIKVTQVQKVGCSSRGSGRKKDLKDLVVYENSNNPVCTLNDTAQFNKMTVEYVFERMTGMRWKCKVLLEDEFIAEAVGVKKSVKHEAAEEAVKILKKTQPTVVNNLKKGTVEDVISRNEIRGRSAEEAFKQKIKEDNIGNQILRKMGWTGGGLGKDGEGIREPISVKEQFKREGLGLDVERVNKIAKRDIEEIIRNYARSESHIDLTFSRELTMDERKQIHQIAQKYGLKSKSHGQGHNRYLVVSRKRRKEDLLDQLKQEGQVGHYELIMPQAN, from the exons ATGCCGCCGCCGGAGCCGGAGGCGGAGCGGGTGCCGGAGTCGGTGCTGGAGCAGTGGCGGCAGTACAACGAGACCGAGCGGCAATGGGGGCTGCGCCGCCGCTTCATCCTCCGCCACCTCCACGGCTACCCCGGCGCCGCCATCGACCAGCTCCTCTCGCTCTCCGTCCTCTGGACCAACCACgtcttcatgggctgcag ATATGGCTTGCAGGTCATGGAGAAGGTTCTCAAGATGGCTGAAGGCATCGATATCGGGGAAGTGAGGACATACGAGTTGGTCCCTAGCAGGAAGCTAAAAAGATACCACTCTCCATCTGACA GTCCAGAGCTGGAAGAGATTCCCGAGCCACCCAAAAAGATGGTCCCCAGGTTCCGGGTGCGACCACGTTTTGAACCCATACACTTTGTCACCAGTGCTGAGAAGGATGACAAGAAGGAAGATTCTCTGGATAACCAAATGCAGGAGGTGAACCAGGAGGCAAATACAAACAGCATAGCGCAGCCAGCTGAAAATTGTACAAATTCTTTTGTGAGTGCACGGGAGGCAGACCCCCAGCTCTCCAACTCAGCTGGGTTTGGCTTTGcaggccaggcagcagcagccaagaAGGCTGTCAGTAGTATGGACTCTACCACAAGCAGCGTGTTGCAGGTGGCAGTTTCTCCTGCAGCTGTCCAGTCTGCATCAGAGACTTTCCCTCCGTCGGCTATAATGCTGAAGCAGAGTTTTATCGAGAAACTGTCAGCAGCTATCTGGAAAAATCTTGCAAACCCAGATGCAAACACTGGGACCGATAAAATTAACTATACGTATCTTTTGACACGTTCAATTCAGGCATGCAAGACAAATCCTGAATATATTTATGTTCCTCTGAAAGAAATTGCCCCTGCTGACCTCCCCAAGAGCAAGAAGCTCTTAACAGATGGCTTTGCTTGTGAGGTGCGATGTCAGAATGTCTACCTGACCACCGGTTACGCCGGCAGCAAAAACGGATCCAGGGATCGAGCCGCGGAGCTGGCAGTCAAGCTGCTGAAGAAGTCTGTGGAAGTTAGAGTTGTTCAGCGGAAGTTCAAACATACCTATCACGAAGACTTGGTGGTGTGCGAGGCAGGCGTGAGTCGCCCAGATTTCCCTCCTGCTCTCAAACCTCATGAGGAGTTCGTAGTTGCCAACAGGGACTGTGTCCCAATGCAGCCTGGTACTGAATCTGTAAAAGGTTCCACTAATACCAACAAACACTGGACTAGTTTCGTCCTCACAGAGAATGCCAGTGACGCAATAGGAATACTTAACAATTCTGCCTCATATAACAAAATGTCTGTTGAATACAAATATGAATTAATGCCCAACCGCTCGTGGCGTTGTCAAGTGTATCTGCAAGATCACTGCCTAGCCGAGGGATTTGGCACTAAAAAGACCAGCAAGCACGCAGCAGCTGAGGAGGCATTGAAAATTCTGCAGAAGATGCAGTCAAATATAGCAGCCATCAAAGTGACCCAGGTTCAGAAAGTGGGCTGCTCGTCGCGGGGCTCCGGAAGGAAGAAGGACCTGAAGGACCTCGTGGTTTATGAGAACTCCAATAATCCAGTGTGCACGCTGAATGACACCGCCCAGTTCAACAAGATGACGGTGGAGTATGTCTTTGAAAGGATGACTGGCATGCGATGGAAATGCAAGGTGCTGCTTGAAGATGAATTCATCGCAGAAGCAGTTGGAGTGAAGAAATCTGTCAAGCATGAGGCAGCAGAGGAAGCTGTGAAAATCCTCAAAAAGACTCAGCCAACTGTTGTTAATAACCTGAAGAAAGGCACCGTCGAAGACGTCATCTCCAGAAATGAGATTCGGGGTCGATCAGCGGAAGAGGCTTTCAAACAGAAGATCAAAGAAGACAATATTGGGAATCAAATTTTAAGAAAGATGGGCTGGACAGGTGGTGGCCTGGGGAAAGATGGTGAAGGAATTAGAGAGCCTATTTCAGTGAAGGAGCAGTTTAAAAGGGAAGGACTTGGGCTTGATGTAGAAAGGGTGAACAAAATCGCTAAAAGAGATATTGAAGAGATCATTCGAAACTATGCACGCTCAGAAAGTCACATTGACTTGACTTTCTCTAGAGAACTGACCATGGATGAGCGGAAGCAGATACATCAGATTGCCCAAAAATATGGTCTTAAAAGTAAATCTCACGGGCAGGGGCACAACAGATACTTGGTGGTAAGCAGGAAGCGGCGCAAGGAGGATCTGTTAGACCAGCTGAAGCAGGAAGGCCAGGTTGGGCATTACGAGCTTATTATGCCTCAAGCAAACTGA
- the NKRF gene encoding NF-kappa-B-repressing factor isoform X2, translating to MGAAPPLHPPPPPRLPRRRHRPAPLALRPLDQPRLHGLQVMEKVLKMAEGIDIGEVRTYELVPSRKLKRYHSPSDSPELEEIPEPPKKMVPRFRVRPRFEPIHFVTSAEKDDKKEDSLDNQMQEVNQEANTNSIAQPAENCTNSFVSAREADPQLSNSAGFGFAGQAAAAKKAVSSMDSTTSSVLQVAVSPAAVQSASETFPPSAIMLKQSFIEKLSAAIWKNLANPDANTGTDKINYTYLLTRSIQACKTNPEYIYVPLKEIAPADLPKSKKLLTDGFACEVRCQNVYLTTGYAGSKNGSRDRAAELAVKLLKKSVEVRVVQRKFKHTYHEDLVVCEAGVSRPDFPPALKPHEEFVVANRDCVPMQPGTESVKGSTNTNKHWTSFVLTENASDAIGILNNSASYNKMSVEYKYELMPNRSWRCQVYLQDHCLAEGFGTKKTSKHAAAEEALKILQKMQSNIAAIKVTQVQKVGCSSRGSGRKKDLKDLVVYENSNNPVCTLNDTAQFNKMTVEYVFERMTGMRWKCKVLLEDEFIAEAVGVKKSVKHEAAEEAVKILKKTQPTVVNNLKKGTVEDVISRNEIRGRSAEEAFKQKIKEDNIGNQILRKMGWTGGGLGKDGEGIREPISVKEQFKREGLGLDVERVNKIAKRDIEEIIRNYARSESHIDLTFSRELTMDERKQIHQIAQKYGLKSKSHGQGHNRYLVVSRKRRKEDLLDQLKQEGQVGHYELIMPQAN from the exons ATGGGGGCTGCGCCGCCGCTTCATCCTCCGCCACCTCCACGGCTACCCCGGCGCCGCCATCGACCAGCTCCTCTCGCTCTCCGTCCTCTGGACCAACCACgtcttcatgggctgcag GTCATGGAGAAGGTTCTCAAGATGGCTGAAGGCATCGATATCGGGGAAGTGAGGACATACGAGTTGGTCCCTAGCAGGAAGCTAAAAAGATACCACTCTCCATCTGACA GTCCAGAGCTGGAAGAGATTCCCGAGCCACCCAAAAAGATGGTCCCCAGGTTCCGGGTGCGACCACGTTTTGAACCCATACACTTTGTCACCAGTGCTGAGAAGGATGACAAGAAGGAAGATTCTCTGGATAACCAAATGCAGGAGGTGAACCAGGAGGCAAATACAAACAGCATAGCGCAGCCAGCTGAAAATTGTACAAATTCTTTTGTGAGTGCACGGGAGGCAGACCCCCAGCTCTCCAACTCAGCTGGGTTTGGCTTTGcaggccaggcagcagcagccaagaAGGCTGTCAGTAGTATGGACTCTACCACAAGCAGCGTGTTGCAGGTGGCAGTTTCTCCTGCAGCTGTCCAGTCTGCATCAGAGACTTTCCCTCCGTCGGCTATAATGCTGAAGCAGAGTTTTATCGAGAAACTGTCAGCAGCTATCTGGAAAAATCTTGCAAACCCAGATGCAAACACTGGGACCGATAAAATTAACTATACGTATCTTTTGACACGTTCAATTCAGGCATGCAAGACAAATCCTGAATATATTTATGTTCCTCTGAAAGAAATTGCCCCTGCTGACCTCCCCAAGAGCAAGAAGCTCTTAACAGATGGCTTTGCTTGTGAGGTGCGATGTCAGAATGTCTACCTGACCACCGGTTACGCCGGCAGCAAAAACGGATCCAGGGATCGAGCCGCGGAGCTGGCAGTCAAGCTGCTGAAGAAGTCTGTGGAAGTTAGAGTTGTTCAGCGGAAGTTCAAACATACCTATCACGAAGACTTGGTGGTGTGCGAGGCAGGCGTGAGTCGCCCAGATTTCCCTCCTGCTCTCAAACCTCATGAGGAGTTCGTAGTTGCCAACAGGGACTGTGTCCCAATGCAGCCTGGTACTGAATCTGTAAAAGGTTCCACTAATACCAACAAACACTGGACTAGTTTCGTCCTCACAGAGAATGCCAGTGACGCAATAGGAATACTTAACAATTCTGCCTCATATAACAAAATGTCTGTTGAATACAAATATGAATTAATGCCCAACCGCTCGTGGCGTTGTCAAGTGTATCTGCAAGATCACTGCCTAGCCGAGGGATTTGGCACTAAAAAGACCAGCAAGCACGCAGCAGCTGAGGAGGCATTGAAAATTCTGCAGAAGATGCAGTCAAATATAGCAGCCATCAAAGTGACCCAGGTTCAGAAAGTGGGCTGCTCGTCGCGGGGCTCCGGAAGGAAGAAGGACCTGAAGGACCTCGTGGTTTATGAGAACTCCAATAATCCAGTGTGCACGCTGAATGACACCGCCCAGTTCAACAAGATGACGGTGGAGTATGTCTTTGAAAGGATGACTGGCATGCGATGGAAATGCAAGGTGCTGCTTGAAGATGAATTCATCGCAGAAGCAGTTGGAGTGAAGAAATCTGTCAAGCATGAGGCAGCAGAGGAAGCTGTGAAAATCCTCAAAAAGACTCAGCCAACTGTTGTTAATAACCTGAAGAAAGGCACCGTCGAAGACGTCATCTCCAGAAATGAGATTCGGGGTCGATCAGCGGAAGAGGCTTTCAAACAGAAGATCAAAGAAGACAATATTGGGAATCAAATTTTAAGAAAGATGGGCTGGACAGGTGGTGGCCTGGGGAAAGATGGTGAAGGAATTAGAGAGCCTATTTCAGTGAAGGAGCAGTTTAAAAGGGAAGGACTTGGGCTTGATGTAGAAAGGGTGAACAAAATCGCTAAAAGAGATATTGAAGAGATCATTCGAAACTATGCACGCTCAGAAAGTCACATTGACTTGACTTTCTCTAGAGAACTGACCATGGATGAGCGGAAGCAGATACATCAGATTGCCCAAAAATATGGTCTTAAAAGTAAATCTCACGGGCAGGGGCACAACAGATACTTGGTGGTAAGCAGGAAGCGGCGCAAGGAGGATCTGTTAGACCAGCTGAAGCAGGAAGGCCAGGTTGGGCATTACGAGCTTATTATGCCTCAAGCAAACTGA
- the NKRF gene encoding NF-kappa-B-repressing factor isoform X3, with protein sequence MSNLTLFLHPAGKGHRPSCSHHRYGLQVMEKVLKMAEGIDIGEVRTYELVPSRKLKRYHSPSDSPELEEIPEPPKKMVPRFRVRPRFEPIHFVTSAEKDDKKEDSLDNQMQEVNQEANTNSIAQPAENCTNSFVSAREADPQLSNSAGFGFAGQAAAAKKAVSSMDSTTSSVLQVAVSPAAVQSASETFPPSAIMLKQSFIEKLSAAIWKNLANPDANTGTDKINYTYLLTRSIQACKTNPEYIYVPLKEIAPADLPKSKKLLTDGFACEVRCQNVYLTTGYAGSKNGSRDRAAELAVKLLKKSVEVRVVQRKFKHTYHEDLVVCEAGVSRPDFPPALKPHEEFVVANRDCVPMQPGTESVKGSTNTNKHWTSFVLTENASDAIGILNNSASYNKMSVEYKYELMPNRSWRCQVYLQDHCLAEGFGTKKTSKHAAAEEALKILQKMQSNIAAIKVTQVQKVGCSSRGSGRKKDLKDLVVYENSNNPVCTLNDTAQFNKMTVEYVFERMTGMRWKCKVLLEDEFIAEAVGVKKSVKHEAAEEAVKILKKTQPTVVNNLKKGTVEDVISRNEIRGRSAEEAFKQKIKEDNIGNQILRKMGWTGGGLGKDGEGIREPISVKEQFKREGLGLDVERVNKIAKRDIEEIIRNYARSESHIDLTFSRELTMDERKQIHQIAQKYGLKSKSHGQGHNRYLVVSRKRRKEDLLDQLKQEGQVGHYELIMPQAN encoded by the exons ATGTCAAATCTAACGCTGTTCTTGCACCCTGCTGGAAAAGGGCATCGTCCTTCATGTTCCCATCACAG ATATGGCTTGCAGGTCATGGAGAAGGTTCTCAAGATGGCTGAAGGCATCGATATCGGGGAAGTGAGGACATACGAGTTGGTCCCTAGCAGGAAGCTAAAAAGATACCACTCTCCATCTGACA GTCCAGAGCTGGAAGAGATTCCCGAGCCACCCAAAAAGATGGTCCCCAGGTTCCGGGTGCGACCACGTTTTGAACCCATACACTTTGTCACCAGTGCTGAGAAGGATGACAAGAAGGAAGATTCTCTGGATAACCAAATGCAGGAGGTGAACCAGGAGGCAAATACAAACAGCATAGCGCAGCCAGCTGAAAATTGTACAAATTCTTTTGTGAGTGCACGGGAGGCAGACCCCCAGCTCTCCAACTCAGCTGGGTTTGGCTTTGcaggccaggcagcagcagccaagaAGGCTGTCAGTAGTATGGACTCTACCACAAGCAGCGTGTTGCAGGTGGCAGTTTCTCCTGCAGCTGTCCAGTCTGCATCAGAGACTTTCCCTCCGTCGGCTATAATGCTGAAGCAGAGTTTTATCGAGAAACTGTCAGCAGCTATCTGGAAAAATCTTGCAAACCCAGATGCAAACACTGGGACCGATAAAATTAACTATACGTATCTTTTGACACGTTCAATTCAGGCATGCAAGACAAATCCTGAATATATTTATGTTCCTCTGAAAGAAATTGCCCCTGCTGACCTCCCCAAGAGCAAGAAGCTCTTAACAGATGGCTTTGCTTGTGAGGTGCGATGTCAGAATGTCTACCTGACCACCGGTTACGCCGGCAGCAAAAACGGATCCAGGGATCGAGCCGCGGAGCTGGCAGTCAAGCTGCTGAAGAAGTCTGTGGAAGTTAGAGTTGTTCAGCGGAAGTTCAAACATACCTATCACGAAGACTTGGTGGTGTGCGAGGCAGGCGTGAGTCGCCCAGATTTCCCTCCTGCTCTCAAACCTCATGAGGAGTTCGTAGTTGCCAACAGGGACTGTGTCCCAATGCAGCCTGGTACTGAATCTGTAAAAGGTTCCACTAATACCAACAAACACTGGACTAGTTTCGTCCTCACAGAGAATGCCAGTGACGCAATAGGAATACTTAACAATTCTGCCTCATATAACAAAATGTCTGTTGAATACAAATATGAATTAATGCCCAACCGCTCGTGGCGTTGTCAAGTGTATCTGCAAGATCACTGCCTAGCCGAGGGATTTGGCACTAAAAAGACCAGCAAGCACGCAGCAGCTGAGGAGGCATTGAAAATTCTGCAGAAGATGCAGTCAAATATAGCAGCCATCAAAGTGACCCAGGTTCAGAAAGTGGGCTGCTCGTCGCGGGGCTCCGGAAGGAAGAAGGACCTGAAGGACCTCGTGGTTTATGAGAACTCCAATAATCCAGTGTGCACGCTGAATGACACCGCCCAGTTCAACAAGATGACGGTGGAGTATGTCTTTGAAAGGATGACTGGCATGCGATGGAAATGCAAGGTGCTGCTTGAAGATGAATTCATCGCAGAAGCAGTTGGAGTGAAGAAATCTGTCAAGCATGAGGCAGCAGAGGAAGCTGTGAAAATCCTCAAAAAGACTCAGCCAACTGTTGTTAATAACCTGAAGAAAGGCACCGTCGAAGACGTCATCTCCAGAAATGAGATTCGGGGTCGATCAGCGGAAGAGGCTTTCAAACAGAAGATCAAAGAAGACAATATTGGGAATCAAATTTTAAGAAAGATGGGCTGGACAGGTGGTGGCCTGGGGAAAGATGGTGAAGGAATTAGAGAGCCTATTTCAGTGAAGGAGCAGTTTAAAAGGGAAGGACTTGGGCTTGATGTAGAAAGGGTGAACAAAATCGCTAAAAGAGATATTGAAGAGATCATTCGAAACTATGCACGCTCAGAAAGTCACATTGACTTGACTTTCTCTAGAGAACTGACCATGGATGAGCGGAAGCAGATACATCAGATTGCCCAAAAATATGGTCTTAAAAGTAAATCTCACGGGCAGGGGCACAACAGATACTTGGTGGTAAGCAGGAAGCGGCGCAAGGAGGATCTGTTAGACCAGCTGAAGCAGGAAGGCCAGGTTGGGCATTACGAGCTTATTATGCCTCAAGCAAACTGA
- the NKRF gene encoding NF-kappa-B-repressing factor isoform X4, protein MFPSQVMEKVLKMAEGIDIGEVRTYELVPSRKLKRYHSPSDSPELEEIPEPPKKMVPRFRVRPRFEPIHFVTSAEKDDKKEDSLDNQMQEVNQEANTNSIAQPAENCTNSFVSAREADPQLSNSAGFGFAGQAAAAKKAVSSMDSTTSSVLQVAVSPAAVQSASETFPPSAIMLKQSFIEKLSAAIWKNLANPDANTGTDKINYTYLLTRSIQACKTNPEYIYVPLKEIAPADLPKSKKLLTDGFACEVRCQNVYLTTGYAGSKNGSRDRAAELAVKLLKKSVEVRVVQRKFKHTYHEDLVVCEAGVSRPDFPPALKPHEEFVVANRDCVPMQPGTESVKGSTNTNKHWTSFVLTENASDAIGILNNSASYNKMSVEYKYELMPNRSWRCQVYLQDHCLAEGFGTKKTSKHAAAEEALKILQKMQSNIAAIKVTQVQKVGCSSRGSGRKKDLKDLVVYENSNNPVCTLNDTAQFNKMTVEYVFERMTGMRWKCKVLLEDEFIAEAVGVKKSVKHEAAEEAVKILKKTQPTVVNNLKKGTVEDVISRNEIRGRSAEEAFKQKIKEDNIGNQILRKMGWTGGGLGKDGEGIREPISVKEQFKREGLGLDVERVNKIAKRDIEEIIRNYARSESHIDLTFSRELTMDERKQIHQIAQKYGLKSKSHGQGHNRYLVVSRKRRKEDLLDQLKQEGQVGHYELIMPQAN, encoded by the exons ATGTTCCCATCACAG GTCATGGAGAAGGTTCTCAAGATGGCTGAAGGCATCGATATCGGGGAAGTGAGGACATACGAGTTGGTCCCTAGCAGGAAGCTAAAAAGATACCACTCTCCATCTGACA GTCCAGAGCTGGAAGAGATTCCCGAGCCACCCAAAAAGATGGTCCCCAGGTTCCGGGTGCGACCACGTTTTGAACCCATACACTTTGTCACCAGTGCTGAGAAGGATGACAAGAAGGAAGATTCTCTGGATAACCAAATGCAGGAGGTGAACCAGGAGGCAAATACAAACAGCATAGCGCAGCCAGCTGAAAATTGTACAAATTCTTTTGTGAGTGCACGGGAGGCAGACCCCCAGCTCTCCAACTCAGCTGGGTTTGGCTTTGcaggccaggcagcagcagccaagaAGGCTGTCAGTAGTATGGACTCTACCACAAGCAGCGTGTTGCAGGTGGCAGTTTCTCCTGCAGCTGTCCAGTCTGCATCAGAGACTTTCCCTCCGTCGGCTATAATGCTGAAGCAGAGTTTTATCGAGAAACTGTCAGCAGCTATCTGGAAAAATCTTGCAAACCCAGATGCAAACACTGGGACCGATAAAATTAACTATACGTATCTTTTGACACGTTCAATTCAGGCATGCAAGACAAATCCTGAATATATTTATGTTCCTCTGAAAGAAATTGCCCCTGCTGACCTCCCCAAGAGCAAGAAGCTCTTAACAGATGGCTTTGCTTGTGAGGTGCGATGTCAGAATGTCTACCTGACCACCGGTTACGCCGGCAGCAAAAACGGATCCAGGGATCGAGCCGCGGAGCTGGCAGTCAAGCTGCTGAAGAAGTCTGTGGAAGTTAGAGTTGTTCAGCGGAAGTTCAAACATACCTATCACGAAGACTTGGTGGTGTGCGAGGCAGGCGTGAGTCGCCCAGATTTCCCTCCTGCTCTCAAACCTCATGAGGAGTTCGTAGTTGCCAACAGGGACTGTGTCCCAATGCAGCCTGGTACTGAATCTGTAAAAGGTTCCACTAATACCAACAAACACTGGACTAGTTTCGTCCTCACAGAGAATGCCAGTGACGCAATAGGAATACTTAACAATTCTGCCTCATATAACAAAATGTCTGTTGAATACAAATATGAATTAATGCCCAACCGCTCGTGGCGTTGTCAAGTGTATCTGCAAGATCACTGCCTAGCCGAGGGATTTGGCACTAAAAAGACCAGCAAGCACGCAGCAGCTGAGGAGGCATTGAAAATTCTGCAGAAGATGCAGTCAAATATAGCAGCCATCAAAGTGACCCAGGTTCAGAAAGTGGGCTGCTCGTCGCGGGGCTCCGGAAGGAAGAAGGACCTGAAGGACCTCGTGGTTTATGAGAACTCCAATAATCCAGTGTGCACGCTGAATGACACCGCCCAGTTCAACAAGATGACGGTGGAGTATGTCTTTGAAAGGATGACTGGCATGCGATGGAAATGCAAGGTGCTGCTTGAAGATGAATTCATCGCAGAAGCAGTTGGAGTGAAGAAATCTGTCAAGCATGAGGCAGCAGAGGAAGCTGTGAAAATCCTCAAAAAGACTCAGCCAACTGTTGTTAATAACCTGAAGAAAGGCACCGTCGAAGACGTCATCTCCAGAAATGAGATTCGGGGTCGATCAGCGGAAGAGGCTTTCAAACAGAAGATCAAAGAAGACAATATTGGGAATCAAATTTTAAGAAAGATGGGCTGGACAGGTGGTGGCCTGGGGAAAGATGGTGAAGGAATTAGAGAGCCTATTTCAGTGAAGGAGCAGTTTAAAAGGGAAGGACTTGGGCTTGATGTAGAAAGGGTGAACAAAATCGCTAAAAGAGATATTGAAGAGATCATTCGAAACTATGCACGCTCAGAAAGTCACATTGACTTGACTTTCTCTAGAGAACTGACCATGGATGAGCGGAAGCAGATACATCAGATTGCCCAAAAATATGGTCTTAAAAGTAAATCTCACGGGCAGGGGCACAACAGATACTTGGTGGTAAGCAGGAAGCGGCGCAAGGAGGATCTGTTAGACCAGCTGAAGCAGGAAGGCCAGGTTGGGCATTACGAGCTTATTATGCCTCAAGCAAACTGA
- the NKRF gene encoding NF-kappa-B-repressing factor isoform X5 has product MEKVLKMAEGIDIGEVRTYELVPSRKLKRYHSPSDSPELEEIPEPPKKMVPRFRVRPRFEPIHFVTSAEKDDKKEDSLDNQMQEVNQEANTNSIAQPAENCTNSFVSAREADPQLSNSAGFGFAGQAAAAKKAVSSMDSTTSSVLQVAVSPAAVQSASETFPPSAIMLKQSFIEKLSAAIWKNLANPDANTGTDKINYTYLLTRSIQACKTNPEYIYVPLKEIAPADLPKSKKLLTDGFACEVRCQNVYLTTGYAGSKNGSRDRAAELAVKLLKKSVEVRVVQRKFKHTYHEDLVVCEAGVSRPDFPPALKPHEEFVVANRDCVPMQPGTESVKGSTNTNKHWTSFVLTENASDAIGILNNSASYNKMSVEYKYELMPNRSWRCQVYLQDHCLAEGFGTKKTSKHAAAEEALKILQKMQSNIAAIKVTQVQKVGCSSRGSGRKKDLKDLVVYENSNNPVCTLNDTAQFNKMTVEYVFERMTGMRWKCKVLLEDEFIAEAVGVKKSVKHEAAEEAVKILKKTQPTVVNNLKKGTVEDVISRNEIRGRSAEEAFKQKIKEDNIGNQILRKMGWTGGGLGKDGEGIREPISVKEQFKREGLGLDVERVNKIAKRDIEEIIRNYARSESHIDLTFSRELTMDERKQIHQIAQKYGLKSKSHGQGHNRYLVVSRKRRKEDLLDQLKQEGQVGHYELIMPQAN; this is encoded by the exons ATGGAGAAGGTTCTCAAGATGGCTGAAGGCATCGATATCGGGGAAGTGAGGACATACGAGTTGGTCCCTAGCAGGAAGCTAAAAAGATACCACTCTCCATCTGACA GTCCAGAGCTGGAAGAGATTCCCGAGCCACCCAAAAAGATGGTCCCCAGGTTCCGGGTGCGACCACGTTTTGAACCCATACACTTTGTCACCAGTGCTGAGAAGGATGACAAGAAGGAAGATTCTCTGGATAACCAAATGCAGGAGGTGAACCAGGAGGCAAATACAAACAGCATAGCGCAGCCAGCTGAAAATTGTACAAATTCTTTTGTGAGTGCACGGGAGGCAGACCCCCAGCTCTCCAACTCAGCTGGGTTTGGCTTTGcaggccaggcagcagcagccaagaAGGCTGTCAGTAGTATGGACTCTACCACAAGCAGCGTGTTGCAGGTGGCAGTTTCTCCTGCAGCTGTCCAGTCTGCATCAGAGACTTTCCCTCCGTCGGCTATAATGCTGAAGCAGAGTTTTATCGAGAAACTGTCAGCAGCTATCTGGAAAAATCTTGCAAACCCAGATGCAAACACTGGGACCGATAAAATTAACTATACGTATCTTTTGACACGTTCAATTCAGGCATGCAAGACAAATCCTGAATATATTTATGTTCCTCTGAAAGAAATTGCCCCTGCTGACCTCCCCAAGAGCAAGAAGCTCTTAACAGATGGCTTTGCTTGTGAGGTGCGATGTCAGAATGTCTACCTGACCACCGGTTACGCCGGCAGCAAAAACGGATCCAGGGATCGAGCCGCGGAGCTGGCAGTCAAGCTGCTGAAGAAGTCTGTGGAAGTTAGAGTTGTTCAGCGGAAGTTCAAACATACCTATCACGAAGACTTGGTGGTGTGCGAGGCAGGCGTGAGTCGCCCAGATTTCCCTCCTGCTCTCAAACCTCATGAGGAGTTCGTAGTTGCCAACAGGGACTGTGTCCCAATGCAGCCTGGTACTGAATCTGTAAAAGGTTCCACTAATACCAACAAACACTGGACTAGTTTCGTCCTCACAGAGAATGCCAGTGACGCAATAGGAATACTTAACAATTCTGCCTCATATAACAAAATGTCTGTTGAATACAAATATGAATTAATGCCCAACCGCTCGTGGCGTTGTCAAGTGTATCTGCAAGATCACTGCCTAGCCGAGGGATTTGGCACTAAAAAGACCAGCAAGCACGCAGCAGCTGAGGAGGCATTGAAAATTCTGCAGAAGATGCAGTCAAATATAGCAGCCATCAAAGTGACCCAGGTTCAGAAAGTGGGCTGCTCGTCGCGGGGCTCCGGAAGGAAGAAGGACCTGAAGGACCTCGTGGTTTATGAGAACTCCAATAATCCAGTGTGCACGCTGAATGACACCGCCCAGTTCAACAAGATGACGGTGGAGTATGTCTTTGAAAGGATGACTGGCATGCGATGGAAATGCAAGGTGCTGCTTGAAGATGAATTCATCGCAGAAGCAGTTGGAGTGAAGAAATCTGTCAAGCATGAGGCAGCAGAGGAAGCTGTGAAAATCCTCAAAAAGACTCAGCCAACTGTTGTTAATAACCTGAAGAAAGGCACCGTCGAAGACGTCATCTCCAGAAATGAGATTCGGGGTCGATCAGCGGAAGAGGCTTTCAAACAGAAGATCAAAGAAGACAATATTGGGAATCAAATTTTAAGAAAGATGGGCTGGACAGGTGGTGGCCTGGGGAAAGATGGTGAAGGAATTAGAGAGCCTATTTCAGTGAAGGAGCAGTTTAAAAGGGAAGGACTTGGGCTTGATGTAGAAAGGGTGAACAAAATCGCTAAAAGAGATATTGAAGAGATCATTCGAAACTATGCACGCTCAGAAAGTCACATTGACTTGACTTTCTCTAGAGAACTGACCATGGATGAGCGGAAGCAGATACATCAGATTGCCCAAAAATATGGTCTTAAAAGTAAATCTCACGGGCAGGGGCACAACAGATACTTGGTGGTAAGCAGGAAGCGGCGCAAGGAGGATCTGTTAGACCAGCTGAAGCAGGAAGGCCAGGTTGGGCATTACGAGCTTATTATGCCTCAAGCAAACTGA